The following proteins are co-located in the Besnoitia besnoiti strain Bb-Ger1 chromosome Unknown contig00007, whole genome shotgun sequence genome:
- a CDS encoding histone lysine demethylase JMJC1/KDM5D/JARID1D (encoded by transcript BESB_071150) encodes MATAAAAPSAPAPRTASAPAPAPSDRSRASDGSSALLSASASLSQSRAPAASLSAPGVSSPREAALPPAPSAEKAHDPVAPAAAAGSPPRSAAKRKLAQTGPPLNGACAQRESSACAACPRSPPNSQAAPPRDAADAETALVELDPLASPPPSPTAEPGSVSRPRRARRAPRKFEVDDVKNDAALRKALEKSRLERRRIQLDYASLPPVPVIKLSSMEEFLVNPISLFEKLEHYGKEFGAVKILPPDGWQPPFSLEGLLTDELEFHIRVQDIHTLMQGQKFRHPPQTLCASSLKALDREMKKKAFGSEDPSLTEIEALYWKSVESSTPELTVQYAADLKTNEVGSGFPTKPAAGAAETEAPGANAANAYATHPWNLTRLAREKGSLLASYHRDVAGVTSPWLYIGMVFSTFCWHTEDNYFAACNYHHWGSPKIWYLIPPSRAPSVERLLQSYLVEKDSDYVLHSLTVQLPPSLFVENRLPVYRIEQHANEFLMLWPRTFHAGFNTGFNCNEACNFAPASWLPWGRKSVRQYRYVRSTCVPFHQLLLRAAAESPGASLSASQMLHLCRALMELLHEETLARKAALEETRLLTVPMVLDAEAFETQLAPLRLQGAYAVEGIAAELLKCDSDLRSLFTAANLLLRLPPAFPASPETSSWQPKVQGADKQEACIKAEDAEADVPTQEQSEAPAKKPRVGARRPLDGVCTAQTGLEEARTPTAETARERQASRSRARVDGEGAARGEAILKSEEEEEERSLPPLEVEGAVAFLRAVSTVAALPVKDCDTCQSCCAVSCVVCPHSLEHSCLNCIASHGCLCAQRLVLTRFSLPALKGLVDFAVATFLHKCEEERAAQSAQAAPDAETGEAEAAAPAAGLRDAAAGALATPKREGIAQRAAEDRPGSVKKEGEEETRGANGDRSAGSRSKKRRVRRGPSASPARSTSRRRGAMQDQGCQSPTGDLAALKRLEDELRADALYVHLPTMEDLVRFEEDARPQTASDASLFPCARRGGEAARGRKTPKRKGTGASSPRKLSVIAEADGGAGLAKEEWTAETAEDASSRETEHDAEGGSSETREAVLLGNAALLEGAAAEAVTAAKPQTDEATEASGGTLVVQAGAGSAGALENASLHPWSLRAAVDNVDKLFAVEAELFESRGRRGRRVSRSSTREASESTATSPTHVAETSSVPTPRGRKRIKETPAEEDAEKDPWRTLAEQVTWRYFLTALKHEEDENDEKILPVFKKAAARERGTADAASSPETPLTPSKNEAKESATPTPPREVCVA; translated from the exons ATGGcgacggctgcagcagcccccagcgcgccggcgccgcgcaccgcctctgcgccggcgcctgcgccttctgaccgctctcgcgcctctgaTGGCTCCTCTGCTCTActgtcggcgtcggcgtctctctctcagtcgcgcgcacccgccgcctcgctctccgccccAGGCGTCAGCTCGccccgcgaggctgcgctcccgcccgcgccctcggccgAGAAGGCCCACGACCCcgtcgcgcctgcagcggcggcggggtcgcctccgcgctcggcTGCGAAGCGCAAGCTTGCGCAGACAGGGCCGCCGTTGAACGGAGCCTGTGCGCAGCGGGAGTCTTCAgcatgcgccgcctgcccccGCTCGCCGCCAAACTCGCAGGCCGCTCCCCCTCgggacgcggcggacgccgagacCGCACTAGTCGAACTTGAcccgctcgcgtcgccgcccccgtcTCCGACCGCGGAGCCGggctctgtctctcggcctcgtcgggctcgccgcgcgccgcggaaatTTGAAGTCGACGACGTGAAAAACGACGCGGCCCTGAGAAAGGCCCTCGAGAAATCGCGCCTG GAACGCCGGCGCATCCAACTGGACtacgcgtcgctgccgccggttCCAGTCATCAAGCTGTCGTCGATGGAGGAGTTCCTTGTGAACCCGATTTCGCTCTTTGAGAAACTTGAGCACTACGGAAAGGAGTTCGGCGCAGTGAAGATCCTGCCGCCAGACGGCTGGCAGCCGCCGTTCAGTCTCGAGGGCCTTCTGACCGACGAACTCGAGTTCCACATTCGTGTCCAGGACATCCACACGCTCATGCAGGGCCAG AAGTTTCGACACCCGCCGCAGACGTtgtgcgcgtcgtcgctgaaGGCGCTTGACCgggagatgaagaagaaggctTTTGGCAGCGAGGATCCGTCGCTGACGGAGATCGAGGCGCTGTACTGGAAGTCAGTCGAGAGCTCCACGCCCGAGCTCACAGTGCAGTATGCGGCGGACCTAAAGACGAACGAAGTTGGCAGCGGCTTCCCCACAAAGCccgcagctggcgcagcggagaccgAGGCGCCGGGGGCGAACGCCGCCAACGCGTACGCGACTCATCCGTGGAACTTgacgcggctggcgcgcgaaaaaggctccctcctcgcctcctaCCACCGCGACGTCGCCGGCGTGACCTCCCCGTGGCTCTACATCGGCATGGTCTTCTCGACCTTCTGCTGGCACACCGAGGACAATTacttcgccgcctgcaacTACCACCACTGGGGGTCCCCCAAG ATCTGGTACCTCATTCCaccgagccgcgcgccgtctgtggagaggctgctgcagtcGTATCTAGTTGAAAAGGACTCCGACTACGTGTTGCACTCGCTGACCGTCCAGCTGCCGCCCTCTCTCTTTGTGGAAAATCGACTTCCTGTCTACCGAATTGAGCAGCACGCGAACGAGTTCCTTATGCTGTGGCCGCGGACCTTTCACGCCGGGTTCAACACCGG gttcAACTGCAACGAAGCGTGCAACTTTGCACCGGCCAGCTGGTTGCCCTGGGGCCGCAAGTCTGTGCGACAGTACCGCTACGTGAGGTCGACGTGCGTTCCTTTTCACCAGCTGCTCCTccgggcggccgccgagtcACCCGGGGCGagtctctcggcgtcgcagatGCTTcatctctgccgcgcgctgaTGGAGTTGCTGCACGAAGAGACGctcgcgaggaaggccgctCTCGAAGAGACGCGGCTGCTGACTGTCCCCATGGtcctcgacgccgaggccttcgagacgcagctcgcccctctgcgcctgcagggcgCGTACGCCGTCGAGGGCATTGCCGCCGAGCTGCTGAAGTGCGACAGTGAcctccgcagcctcttcaCCGCCGCGAATTTGCTCCTGAGGCTTCCGCCGGCCTTCCCAGCCAGCCCCGAGACAAGCAGCTGGCAGCCGAAGGTTCAGGGTGCGGACAAGCAGGAGGCTTGCATcaaggcggaggacgccgaggctgACGTGCCGACCCAAGAGCAAAGCGAAGCCCCTGCGAAGAAACCGCGCGTCGGGGCACGGCGACCACTGGACGGTGTGTGTACAGCGCAGACTgggctcgaggaggcgcgcacgccgacggcggagactgcgagggagaggcaggcctcccggagccgcgcccgcgtggaTGGCGAGGGTGCGGCGCGTGGAGAAGCGATTCTcaagagcgaggaagaagaggaggagcgctctcttccgcctctcgaAGTTGAAGGGGCCGTCGCGTTTTTGCGCGCTGTCTCAACAGTCGCGGCACTCCCCGTCAAGGACTGCGACACCTGCCAATCGTGCTGCGCGGTCTCATGCGTGGTGTGTCCGCACAGCCTGGAGCACTCGTGCCTGAACTGCATCGCCTCGCACGGCTGTTTGTGCGCGCAGCGACTCGTCCTCACGCGCTTTTCACTGCCTGCCCTCAAAGGGCTCGTCGACTTCGCGGTCGCCACCTTCCTGCACAAATGCGAAGAGGAGCGGGCGGCTCAgtccgcgcaggccgcgcccgacgcggagaccggagaggcagaagcggcggcgcccgctgcgggcctccgcgacgccgccgcaggagcgcTGGCGACCCCGAAGCGTGAGGGCATCGCGCAGCgggccgcggaggacaggCCGGGGAGTGTGAaaaaggagggagaggaggagacgcgcggcgcgaacggGGACAGgagcgcaggcagccgcagcaaaaagaggcgcgtgcggcgggggCCTTCAGCCAGCCCCGCGCGCAGCACgagccgacgccgaggggcGATGCAGGACCAGGGCTGTCAAAGTCCAACCGGcgacctcgcggcgctgaaaCGACTGGaggacgagctgcgcgccgacgcgttGTATGTACACCTGCCGACGATGGAGGACCTGGTGCGCttcgaggaggacgcgcggccgcagacggcctctgacgcgtcgctcttcccgtgcgcgcgacgcggcggcgaagctgcgaGGGGGCGGAAAACTCCGAAGCGGAAAGGGacgggcgcctcgtcgccgcggaaaCTTTCTGTTATTGCAGAGGCAGATGGCGGCGCCGGGCTGGCGAAAGAGGAATggacggcggagaccgcggaAGATGCTTCGAGCCGCGAGACGGAgcacgacgcggagggcggcagctcggagacgcgcgaggcggtgcTGCTAGGGAATGCTGCGCTCCTTgagggcgctgccgccgaggccgtGACGGCAGCAAAACCCCAGACTGACGAAGCTACagaagcgagcggcgggACTCTCGTCgtgcaggcgggcgccgggagcgcaggcgcgctaGAAAATGCGTCGTTGCACCCATGGTCGCTGAGAGCTGCAGTCGACAACGTGGATAAACTCTTcgccgtggaggcggagctctttgagagccgcggcaggagaggcagacgcgtctcgcgcagctccacgcgcgaggcgtctgaGTCCACGGCAACGTCGCCCACGCACGTCGCAGAGACGAGCAGCgtgccgacgccgcgggggaGGAAGAGAATCAAGGAAACGCCTGctgaggaggacgccgagaaggACCCCTGGAGAACTCTGGCGGAGCAGGTGACGTGGCGGTACTTCTTGACCGCCTTGAAACACGAAGAAGATGAAAACGACGAGAAGATCTTGCCGGTGTTCAAaaaggctgcggcgcgagagcggggGACCGCTGACGCGGCCTCGTCACCTGAAACGCCTCTCACCCCTTCGAAGAACGAAGCCAAAGagtcggcgacgccgacgcctcctAGGGAAGTCTGCGTGGCGTAA
- a CDS encoding uncharacterized protein (encoded by transcript BESB_071140), with protein MPHFVPVYDPERPRAEQSADDAALHKHRRWDTPHAVLPSKSRRADDEKDERPVKLKPVRSTMVRNAKGLWVPAAQAAAEAEREEERLQAALQKWGDEGLADEKAGKNPEKSEKIGAGSDDRADQGAEEGTEHRRDRRSRSRSASERRRGSARGRSEESSRHRRRRESSDDDHYHRGRSAVRRREQRSRRRSLSSSASLSPDCDVRRGSRHRHRDSRRRGSRERYERGECGRSGREYEREGRLSHETRETLAAVSAPSGEIDMFDYMSKKQRALLKKTAESASRDRSANMPGRNAASGIYRAGETSERQRAFGSFRQWP; from the exons ATGCCTCACTTCGTCCCCGTCTACGACCccgagcggccgcgggctGAGCAGAGTGCGGACGACGCTGCGCTCCACAAGCATCGCAGATGGGACACGCCGCACGCAGTCTTGCCGTCGAAATcccgacgcgcagacgatGAAAAAGACGAACGGCCTGTCAAACTCAAACC CGTGCGAAGCACCATGGTCAGGAACGCCAAGGGGCTGTGGGttcccgcggcgcaggcggccgcagaggcggagcgcgaagaggaacggctccaggcggcgctgcagaaatGGGGAGACGAGGGCCTTGCGGATGAAAAAGCCGGGAAAAATCCCGAAAAATCTGAGAAAATCGGGGCAGGCTCGGACGACCGAGCCGATcagggcgcagaggaagggaCAGAACatcgcagagacaggcggtcgcggagccgcagcgcaagcgaaagacgcagaggaagtgCGAGAGGGAGGTCGGAGGAAAGTTCCAGGcacaggcgaaggcgcgagtcGTCTGACGACGATCACTACcaccgaggccgcagcgccgtgcgaagaagagaacagAGGA GTCGGAGacgctcgctctcctccagcgcctcgctgagTCCAGATTGCGACGTCCGTCGAGGCTCTCGGCACCggcacagagacagcagacgccgcggcagcagagagaggtaTGAGCGTGGAGAGTGCGGGCGGAGCGGAAGAGAGTACGAACGCGAAGGAAGACTGAGCcacgagacgcgagagacgctgGCCGCGGTCAGCGCGCCGTCCGGCGAGATCGATATGTTCGACTACATGAGCAAGAAGCAGCGAGCTTTGCTGAAGAAAACAGCGGAAAGCGCCTCTCGAGATCGTAGCGCAAACATGCCAGGAAGAAACGCCGCCTCTGGAATCTACCGAGCCGGCGAAACCTCGGAGAGACAAAGGGCATTCGGGTCCTTTCGCCAGTGGCCGTAG
- a CDS encoding uncharacterized protein (encoded by transcript BESB_071160), translated as MDVAGLPKTPPFDPPSFGGMGAPPEAKGFGNPGAVPQANPKSPGGLSPKDVEPGRQTGRIRVKGPSMVGDIRTNLDDIKSSLVSYYGRLYSGTSPSIADRIDALSFRGQSAEPSSRWLRRRERETKYEALAEANMDGFPSRSGRDRGYEDIDETPEMAGFGGQRSAGRFNKKTGEVYDMLRDLRLKCETASAKLNTVSDELYPQISNPNLREWEYTTINKARRRPEFGNQEELRHHATNLYRHLHTQAEINQSRINSLQSKMKILYMQTKAEMTKHQQDPRVGL; from the exons ATGGACGTGGCTGGACTGCCAAAAACTCCGCCTTTTGATCCCCCGTCATTCGGCGGGATgggcgcgcctccggaggCCAAAGGCTTTGGGAATCCTGGTGCAGTTCCCCAGGCGAATCCGAAGTCCCCGGGGGGGCTCTCACCGAAAGACGTGGAGCCAGGGCGCCAGACAGGGCGCATTCGCGTGAAGGGACCGAGCATGGTTGGCGACATCCGAACCAACCTCGACGACATCAAGTCTTCACTCGTGTCGTACTACGGGAGGCTGTACTCAGGGACCTCCCCATCCATTGCGGACCGCATCGACGCGCTTTCTTTTCGAGGGCAAAGCGCCGAGCCGAGCTCGCGCTGGTTGAGGCGCCGAGAACGGGAAACGAAGTACGAGGCCCTGGCGGAAGCGAACATGGACGGTTTCCCAAGCCGTTCAGGACGTGACC GCGGGTACGAAGACATTGATGAGACGCCGGAGATGGCTGGATTTGGAGGCCAACGCTCTGCTGGAAGATTCAACAAGAAAACTGGAGAGGTCTACGACATGCTACGGGACTTGCGTCTCAAGTGCGAAACTGCATCCGCAAAACTGAACACGGTCTCCGATGAGCTCTACCCGCAGATCTCCAACCCCAACCTGAGAGAATGGGAATATACAACTATCAATAAG GCTCGGCGACGACCAGAGTTTGGGAATCAGGAGGAGCTTCGCCACCATGCAACGAACCTGTACCGCCACCTAcacacgcaggcggagaTAAATCAGAGCCGCATCAACTCCTTGCAATCGAAAATGAAGATCTTGTACATGCAGACGAAAGCGGAGATGACCAAGCATCAGCAAGACCCGCGAGTCGGTCTATAA
- a CDS encoding thymidylate kinase (encoded by transcript BESB_071120) — protein MKGFTPKRGCFVVFEGIDRSGKSTQARLAYERLVKAGYPSELLRFPDRTTSIGKVLNSYLTQGTEHDDKGVSEKTVASPQLMHLLFAANRWETQARLLRALGEGKVVVADRYSFSGIAYTVGAAPVVAQAAAREAEARAGKSGEPADVAAACALVTAATGSPFDGEFCRASEQGLLAPDAVFYLDITPEEAQKRGGYGDELYEQLAVQERVHGAYKQFEDLPYWRRIPAGVSPEALHEKIAEELKLVIQQTQPDQPLKAKGDAAGSDGRKRLWEM, from the exons ATGAAGGGTTTCACGCCCAAGCGCGGCTGCTTCGTTGTCTTCGAGGGCATCGACCG gtCGGGCAAGTCGACTCAGGCCCGCCTGGCATACGAGCGCCTCGTGAAGGCGGGCTACCCGTCAGAGCTCCTCCGCTTTCCAG ACCGCACAACGTCGATCGGGAAGGTGCTCAACTCGTACTTGACGCAGGGGACTGAGCATGACGACAAAGGCGTCTCAGAAAAAACCGTTGCTTCTCCTCAGCTGATGCAtctgctcttcgccgcgaacCGCtgggagacgcaggcgcgcctgctgcgggcCCTGGGTGAGGGGAaggtcgtcgtcgccgatCGCTACTCCTTCTCAG GCATCGCGTACACGGTCGGTGCGGCTCCAgtcgtcgcgcaggcggcggcgcgcgaggccgaggcgagggcaggaaAGTCGGGCGAGCCTGCGGATgtcgcggctgcatgcgcgctggTGACGGCCGCCACGGGTTCCCCGTTCGATGGCGAGTTCTGCCGCGCGTCGGAGCAGGGCCTGCTCGCACCCGACGCCGTTTTCTACCTCGACATCAcccccgaggaggcgcagaagcgcggCGGATACG GGGACGAGCTGTATGAGCAGCTGGCTGTGCAGGAGCGCGTCCACGGAGCGTACAAACAGTTCGAGGATCTGCCTTACTGGAGGCGAATCCCCGCTGGCGTCTCTCCCGAGGCCCTTCACGAAAAGATCGCGGAAGAGCTAAAGTTGGTGATTCAGCAAACGCAGCCAGACCAGCCCTTGAAAGCGAAAGGAGATGCGgccggcagcgacggaaGGAAGCGGCTCTGGGAGATGTAG
- a CDS encoding uncharacterized protein (encoded by transcript BESB_071130) — protein sequence MWVCGGDLTDSDADSRRHGFGRGSPSFDLRAATNLPKLTNRRTQDDVKRLVYHFKQWIETVDGARERLLHFWKDIDSQESALAALAHDIPRDADPLSPPRREEESACETSKKKKFQSHGFDDCVLWLGLVNQHNRYAAVQLKLPETFDPWVTYVNRVMVYLFAEIPGYQGPDDFHRLLNVALDEPFPMKCHNPLCVRLDHIDYLRRPPSADEDEEDNDNEEDEDES from the exons ATGTGGGTGTGCGGTGGAGACCTGAcggacagcgacgcggactCCCGGCGTCACGGCTTCGGGCGAGGGTCGCCGTCGTTCGActtgcgcgccgcgacgaacTTACCCAAGCTGACCAACCGGCGCACGCAGGACGACGTCAAGAGACTCGTTTATCACTTCAAGCAGTGGATCGAGA CCGTGGATggggcgcgcgagcgtctgCTGCATTTTTGGAAAGACATCGACTCGCAAGAAAGCGCGCTGGCTGCCCTCGCGCACGACAtcccgcgagacgccgaccCGCTCTCTCCAccgcggcgagaggaagagagcgcgTGCGAAAcctcgaaaaaaaaaaagttCCAAAGCCACGGATTCGACGACTGTGTCCTCTGGCTCGGACTCGTCAACCAACACAACCGCTATGCCGCCGTCCAACTCAAACTGCCAG AGACGTTTGATCCTTGGGTGACGTATGTGAACCGCGTCATGGTCTATTTGTTCGCCGAGATTCCCGGCTACCAGGGACCAGACGACTTCCACCGCCTCCTCAACGTCGCACTCGATGAGCCTTTCCCGATGAAGTGCCACAATCCTCT gtgcGTTCGACTGGATCACATCGACTACCTGCGCCGGCCCCCgtccgcagacgaagacgaagaagataACGATAACGAAGAGGATGAAGACGAAAGCTAA